From a region of the Synechococcus sp. PCC 7502 genome:
- a CDS encoding Gfo/Idh/MocA family protein, with the protein MNSLGVGIVGTGFGQLIHIPGWQACTGTKVLGLYHYDLKKAQQIAQKFNIPFACDRLEDLYANPDIHIISISTPPFLHYEAAKLALEAGKHILLEKPVTLNVSEAIALQQLVESRGLTVGVDFEFRFVPSWRYLKYLLEQEHIGKIRSIYVEWQVSGRADANRQWNWYSQKSQGGGALGALGSHTFDYVRWLFGEVKGLTAQLKTTIPERPDRNGTMQLVDADDTCNILLELSDGVPVNIAISTVAYAGSGHWLTIYGDRGTLVLGSKNLKDYVHGFNLYYAPPHQELEIIPIPSEYELPEVYKDGRLAPFIALGDRFVKAINEGTSFTPSLGEGIQSQLLMDLAHQSDQIRRWIYV; encoded by the coding sequence ATGAACAGTCTGGGCGTAGGCATTGTCGGTACTGGATTTGGACAGCTTATTCATATTCCCGGTTGGCAAGCCTGCACGGGCACCAAAGTTTTAGGTTTATATCACTATGATTTAAAAAAAGCACAACAGATTGCTCAAAAATTTAATATTCCCTTTGCCTGCGATCGCCTAGAAGATTTATACGCCAACCCAGACATTCATATTATTTCAATTTCTACTCCGCCATTCTTGCATTATGAAGCCGCTAAACTTGCCTTAGAAGCAGGTAAGCATATTTTATTGGAAAAGCCTGTAACCTTGAATGTGTCCGAAGCGATCGCCCTCCAGCAGTTAGTCGAATCACGAGGATTAACCGTGGGTGTAGATTTTGAGTTTCGGTTTGTCCCAAGCTGGCGTTATTTGAAATATCTACTAGAACAAGAACATATTGGTAAAATCCGTTCTATTTATGTGGAATGGCAGGTATCAGGTAGAGCAGACGCTAATCGTCAATGGAATTGGTATAGCCAAAAATCCCAAGGTGGCGGAGCTTTAGGCGCACTTGGTTCCCATACCTTTGACTATGTGCGTTGGCTCTTTGGCGAAGTGAAAGGTTTAACTGCCCAGCTAAAAACGACAATTCCTGAACGTCCAGATCGTAATGGCACTATGCAGCTAGTCGATGCCGATGATACCTGTAATATTCTCTTGGAATTAAGCGATGGCGTACCCGTTAATATTGCTATCAGTACAGTAGCATACGCAGGTAGTGGGCATTGGTTAACCATCTATGGCGATCGCGGTACTCTAGTTTTAGGGAGTAAAAACCTCAAGGATTATGTTCACGGCTTTAATTTGTACTATGCTCCCCCCCATCAAGAGTTAGAAATTATCCCAATTCCATCAGAATATGAATTACCTGAAGTATATAAGGATGGGAGACTGGCACCTTTTATAGCTCTGGGCGATCGCTTTGTTAAGGCAATTAATGAGGGTACTAGCTTTACTCCTAGTTTAGGGGAAGGGATCCAATCCCAGTTATTAATGGACTTAGCACACCAATCTGATCAAATCCGAAGATGGATATATGTGTAA
- a CDS encoding RodZ domain-containing protein, with translation MKVSSKEQQALKLAEIGSQLKRIREQKKISLQKINQITLISQRHLQAIEEGNISRLPEPVYIQGFIRKYGNVLGVSQIAEQFPLVNSVPKSSWFKSSELRPLHLYLIYIVVISASIGALSNVLNPNANYNTISDSEVQLSNAAKLNSNPPSGSIFNQLIPKSNSTLIQPLLNKSQPLLPQQKPVNVGVAMKGESWMRVEVDGEVKFEGILSEGSSKTWTANKNITLRAGNAAAVLLVFNNYPPQALGQAGEVVQKTFDSNFKPTNITTKLSLLPEGQQ, from the coding sequence ATGAAAGTCAGTAGTAAAGAACAGCAAGCGTTAAAATTGGCGGAGATTGGCTCTCAACTTAAGCGTATCCGTGAACAAAAAAAAATATCTTTGCAAAAAATTAACCAAATCACCCTAATTTCCCAACGACATTTGCAGGCGATCGAGGAAGGAAATATTAGCCGTTTACCAGAACCAGTATATATTCAAGGATTTATTCGCAAGTATGGAAATGTACTGGGAGTTTCCCAAATCGCCGAGCAGTTTCCCCTAGTAAATTCTGTGCCTAAGTCCAGTTGGTTCAAGTCTTCGGAATTACGCCCTCTGCATCTTTACCTAATTTATATAGTCGTAATTTCCGCCTCAATTGGGGCATTGTCCAATGTGCTTAATCCCAACGCTAATTACAATACAATCAGCGATAGCGAAGTTCAATTAAGTAATGCCGCAAAGCTAAATTCTAATCCTCCGAGTGGTTCTATTTTTAATCAGTTAATTCCCAAATCTAACTCTACTCTGATTCAACCGCTATTAAATAAATCCCAACCTTTACTACCTCAGCAGAAGCCTGTAAATGTGGGAGTAGCAATGAAAGGAGAATCTTGGATGCGGGTTGAAGTTGATGGAGAAGTTAAATTTGAGGGTATCCTCTCGGAGGGGTCAAGTAAAACTTGGACAGCCAACAAAAATATCACTTTGAGGGCGGGCAATGCGGCGGCGGTTTTATTAGTATTTAATAATTATCCTCCCCAGGCTTTAGGACAGGCGGGTGAAGTGGTGCAGAAAACCTTTGATTCTAATTTTAAGCCCACTAATATTACAACTAAACTTTCCCTATTACCTGAGGGGCAACAATGA
- a CDS encoding TIGR01777 family oxidoreductase produces the protein MKVVVAGGTGFIGVKLIEKLHTLGHEIILLARDSKRASRQFPSIYFPKVAVVGYTPLQAGNWIKVLAGADAVINLAGTPIFGEPWTPKRKQEIIQTRQLSTRVIVTAINSLSNKPKVLINGSAIGFYGTDLSKSFDEYSLGGNDFLAEVCKLWEAETELVIQAKVRVVKLRTGIVLGKGGVLDRILPIFKLGLGGKLGSGKQWFSWIHIEDLISLILFAIANPQIENALNGTAPKPVTNLEFTKALAQVLDRPAFIPAPAASLQFLYGESATLILDGQKVLPVKSEKNGFKFQYPEITGALTQIINS, from the coding sequence ATGAAAGTTGTTGTAGCAGGTGGCACTGGGTTTATTGGGGTGAAATTAATTGAGAAACTACACACCCTTGGGCATGAAATCATACTTTTAGCACGGGATTCCAAAAGAGCAAGCCGTCAGTTTCCGAGCATTTATTTCCCAAAGGTAGCAGTAGTTGGTTATACCCCTTTACAGGCAGGGAATTGGATAAAGGTACTTGCTGGAGCAGATGCTGTAATTAATCTAGCTGGCACTCCCATTTTTGGTGAACCTTGGACACCTAAGCGTAAGCAAGAAATTATCCAGACTCGGCAGCTTAGCACCCGTGTAATTGTTACCGCAATTAATTCTCTTAGTAATAAGCCTAAAGTTTTAATTAATGGTTCAGCGATCGGGTTTTATGGCACTGATTTATCTAAAAGCTTCGATGAATATAGCCTAGGTGGCAATGACTTTTTAGCAGAAGTTTGCAAACTATGGGAAGCAGAAACCGAGCTAGTCATTCAAGCCAAGGTGCGAGTGGTAAAACTGCGTACGGGAATTGTTTTAGGTAAAGGTGGAGTTTTAGATCGGATTTTGCCAATATTCAAATTAGGGTTAGGTGGAAAATTAGGTTCGGGCAAGCAGTGGTTTTCATGGATTCACATTGAGGATTTGATTAGTTTAATTTTATTTGCGATCGCTAATCCCCAAATTGAAAATGCCCTGAATGGAACTGCACCTAAACCAGTGACTAATTTAGAATTTACTAAAGCTCTGGCTCAGGTACTTGATCGCCCTGCCTTTATTCCCGCCCCTGCTGCTAGTTTGCAGTTTTTGTATGGAGAATCAGCAACCCTAATTTTAGATGGGCAGAAAGTTTTACCTGTTAAATCGGAAAAGAATGGGTTTAAGTTTCAATATCCAGAGATTACTGGGGCATTAACCCAAATTATTAACAGCTAG
- a CDS encoding branched-chain amino acid transaminase, which translates to MSEQYAYLRGQFVPLDQATISVRTHAFLYGTAVFEGLKAYWLPESQQMGVFRMPEHYARLMNSCRILRLRSPLNHEEMCALTLDLLKRNQCSSATYIRPIVYKSDLRIGPILTVKDTQDDFCLFTVPMDGYIDTTKGLHVGVSAWRRLDDNAIPARAKVNGAYVNTALAKTDGHLCGYDDVVVLTNEGHVAEGSAMNLFLVRGNQLITSAITENILEGITRDTIVELATKELGLKVISRPIDRTELYVADEAFFAGTATEIAAITQFDHRYLGDGKVGKITQQLQDLFSKAIHGLLPQYRHWITPV; encoded by the coding sequence ATGTCGGAACAATATGCGTATCTGCGTGGACAATTTGTACCACTAGATCAGGCAACTATCAGTGTGCGTACCCATGCTTTTCTCTATGGAACCGCTGTATTTGAGGGATTAAAAGCCTACTGGTTACCTGAGTCTCAGCAGATGGGTGTATTTAGAATGCCTGAACATTATGCCAGATTGATGAATAGCTGTCGGATTTTACGCCTGCGATCACCACTTAACCACGAAGAAATGTGTGCTTTAACCTTAGACCTTCTCAAACGCAATCAATGTAGCTCTGCCACCTATATTCGCCCGATTGTCTATAAATCCGATCTACGCATTGGACCAATCTTGACCGTGAAAGATACCCAAGATGATTTTTGTCTATTTACAGTACCAATGGATGGCTACATAGACACAACTAAGGGTTTACATGTGGGTGTATCGGCATGGCGCAGATTAGATGATAATGCCATACCCGCCCGTGCCAAAGTCAATGGAGCTTATGTCAATACTGCCCTTGCCAAAACCGATGGACATCTCTGCGGCTATGACGATGTGGTGGTATTAACTAATGAAGGACATGTCGCCGAAGGCAGTGCCATGAATTTATTTCTAGTGCGAGGTAATCAGTTAATTACCAGTGCCATCACCGAAAATATTTTAGAAGGCATCACCCGTGACACCATAGTTGAACTAGCAACCAAGGAATTAGGCTTAAAAGTAATTTCTCGTCCTATAGATCGCACCGAACTTTATGTTGCTGATGAAGCATTTTTTGCGGGTACTGCTACAGAAATTGCCGCAATTACCCAATTTGATCATCGCTACTTGGGGGATGGCAAGGTTGGTAAAATTACTCAACAACTGCAAGACCTATTTAGTAAAGCAATTCATGGGCTATTACCTCAGTACCGCCATTGGATTACACCCGTTTAA
- a CDS encoding metallophosphoesterase family protein: protein MSRYVIGDVHGQFDGLMLLLNQINLTADDQLFFLGDLIDRGAQSADVVDWVIKNQHSCILGNHEQMCIEAFSYPNSSAVWQGWLINGGSRTLESYSSSEMLEAHLEWMQNLPLYLDLGDFWLVHAGLNPKLEINAQSSTEFCWIREPFHRSKEPYFANKTIITGHTITFVFPGLNAGDIAQGAGWLGIDTGAYHPKSGWLTALNIDTSTVYQINTFTNAVRSLPLSEVSVSVLDKSGNKSKRRLVNSY, encoded by the coding sequence TTGAGTCGATATGTAATCGGAGATGTGCATGGACAATTTGACGGCTTGATGTTGCTGTTAAATCAAATTAACTTGACCGCCGACGATCAGCTATTTTTTCTGGGTGACTTAATCGATCGCGGTGCTCAAAGTGCTGACGTTGTCGATTGGGTGATCAAAAATCAGCATAGCTGTATTCTCGGAAACCATGAGCAGATGTGTATTGAGGCTTTTTCCTATCCTAATTCATCGGCAGTGTGGCAGGGCTGGCTGATCAATGGTGGATCACGCACTTTGGAAAGCTATAGTAGTTCTGAGATGTTAGAGGCACATTTAGAATGGATGCAAAATTTACCTCTATACTTAGATTTGGGAGATTTCTGGCTAGTCCATGCAGGTTTAAATCCTAAATTGGAGATTAACGCTCAAAGTTCTACGGAATTTTGCTGGATTCGGGAGCCGTTTCATCGGAGTAAAGAACCTTACTTTGCCAACAAAACTATTATTACGGGGCATACTATTACCTTTGTCTTTCCTGGACTAAATGCGGGCGATATTGCTCAAGGTGCTGGCTGGCTGGGTATAGATACGGGTGCCTATCATCCTAAAAGTGGCTGGTTAACTGCGCTTAATATAGATACTTCAACGGTATATCAGATCAATACTTTTACCAATGCCGTGCGATCGCTACCTTTGTCTGAAGTTAGTGTTTCGGTTTTGGATAAGTCTGGTAATAAATCTAAACGCAGGTTAGTCAACAGCTATTAA
- a CDS encoding ABC transporter ATP-binding protein, whose translation MARSKSDQPKRAMRALISLQVLLKNVPKLLHLVWQAASGWLIINLILTLAGALIPVGQLYVTKLVVDRIIFTLNHTQGNSSLEILPLLMLAGLGLGLSLLQEALQQGNSYVSQVLSDRFTLYANGKLLDQATRLDLTHFESAEFYDTLSRAQQSGSFYPLRVVGNLTQLVGQIIGLIGLVSILIRFSPLVVLLLIITSLPTFWVGVNYSSRRFWMMRRQTQSKRLGDYFGEILTDPNFAKEIRLFNLGQYFLNQYQEIRDSFNQESRILALQQALARFGIAIVASLGFYGAYGLVIWQAVQRLITVGDLTMYGGAFQQAQNAIQGILQNIATIYEYNLYVSQYFEFLSLKPQIISQGDRPFPMPIRSGLEIKNLTFKYEGSSHPALENINLTIQPHECIALVGVNGSGKTTLLKLLARFYDLDAGEITIDGIPLAEFDLQELRSQIGVLFQDFAHYALSVENNIGFGDLKEYQNQAKIQQSAIAAGATEVISELDQGYQTILGKIFTGGVELSGGQWQKIGLARAFMTSAQILILDEPTAAVDAIAEHDLFQRFRELTKGRITFLVSHRFSTVQMADRIVVLDQGKIMEVGTHQELMRLKGLYHQMFVLQAASYQSS comes from the coding sequence ATGGCACGTTCTAAATCCGATCAACCTAAGCGTGCTATGAGAGCTTTAATATCATTACAGGTATTGTTGAAAAATGTCCCCAAGTTACTCCATCTGGTTTGGCAAGCAGCCTCTGGGTGGTTAATTATTAATTTAATCCTAACTTTGGCAGGGGCATTAATTCCTGTGGGACAGCTTTATGTCACTAAGTTGGTTGTTGATCGCATTATTTTTACTCTTAATCACACCCAAGGTAACTCTAGTTTAGAGATTCTGCCCTTATTAATGTTGGCTGGTTTAGGCTTAGGGCTATCTTTGCTTCAGGAAGCTTTGCAACAGGGCAATAGTTATGTATCTCAGGTTTTGAGTGATCGCTTTACCCTCTATGCCAATGGTAAGTTATTAGATCAAGCCACCCGTTTAGACCTTACCCATTTTGAATCTGCCGAGTTTTATGACACCCTAAGTCGAGCGCAGCAAAGTGGGAGCTTTTATCCTTTAAGAGTTGTTGGTAATCTAACCCAATTAGTAGGGCAGATCATCGGTTTAATCGGACTGGTGAGTATATTGATCAGGTTTAGCCCCCTAGTTGTCTTGCTATTAATAATTACCTCTTTACCAACTTTTTGGGTGGGGGTAAATTATTCCAGTCGGAGATTTTGGATGATGCGACGACAAACCCAAAGTAAAAGGTTAGGGGATTATTTTGGTGAAATTTTAACTGATCCCAACTTTGCCAAGGAAATTCGGTTATTTAATTTAGGGCAGTATTTTTTAAACCAGTACCAAGAAATTCGGGATAGTTTTAATCAAGAATCCAGAATACTAGCATTACAGCAGGCTTTAGCCAGATTTGGCATTGCGATCGTGGCAAGTTTAGGATTTTACGGAGCCTATGGGTTAGTGATTTGGCAGGCGGTGCAACGCTTAATTACGGTGGGAGATTTGACCATGTATGGCGGTGCCTTCCAGCAGGCTCAAAATGCAATTCAAGGGATTTTACAGAATATCGCTACTATCTATGAATATAACCTCTATGTTTCTCAGTATTTTGAATTTTTAAGCTTAAAACCGCAAATTATTAGTCAAGGTGATCGCCCTTTTCCCATGCCAATTCGGTCGGGGTTAGAGATTAAAAATCTGACCTTTAAGTATGAAGGCTCTAGTCATCCTGCCCTAGAAAATATTAACTTAACAATCCAGCCCCATGAATGTATAGCTCTTGTGGGCGTAAATGGCTCAGGTAAAACAACTTTATTAAAGCTGCTGGCAAGGTTTTATGACCTAGATGCAGGGGAAATTACCATTGATGGCATTCCCTTAGCAGAATTTGATTTACAGGAGTTGCGATCGCAAATTGGCGTTTTATTTCAAGACTTTGCCCACTATGCCTTAAGTGTGGAGAACAATATTGGGTTTGGAGACTTAAAGGAATATCAAAATCAGGCAAAAATTCAACAGTCAGCGATCGCCGCAGGAGCAACGGAGGTAATTTCGGAACTAGATCAAGGCTACCAAACGATTTTAGGCAAGATTTTTACTGGAGGTGTAGAACTTTCAGGGGGACAGTGGCAAAAAATTGGGCTTGCACGAGCATTTATGACCTCAGCACAGATTTTAATATTAGATGAACCCACGGCTGCAGTGGATGCGATCGCCGAACATGATTTATTCCAAAGATTTCGAGAGCTAACTAAGGGCAGAATTACTTTTCTGGTCAGTCATCGCTTTTCCACAGTGCAAATGGCAGATCGAATTGTGGTTTTAGATCAGGGCAAAATTATGGAAGTTGGTACGCATCAGGAACTAATGAGATTAAAAGGTTTGTATCATCAGATGTTTGTCTTACAAGCAGCCAGTTATCAGAGTTCGTAA
- a CDS encoding molybdenum cofactor biosynthesis protein MoaE: MTAIPKTLHTDFKLTGEPLDISLAYTAADDPQNGAVVLMSGMVRNQTAGRAVTYLDYQAYESMSLQIFRQIAQDCQIQYPEISRVVIHHRLGQLKVGEISVLIAVGSPHRAAAFNACSYAINALKQNAPIWKKEYWLDGTSSWVNI; this comes from the coding sequence ATGACAGCTATACCTAAAACATTGCACACGGATTTTAAGCTCACTGGGGAACCATTGGATATTTCACTGGCATACACAGCCGCAGATGATCCTCAAAATGGGGCAGTGGTACTAATGAGTGGAATGGTGCGAAATCAAACTGCAGGAAGGGCAGTTACGTACTTAGACTATCAGGCATACGAATCCATGTCGCTGCAAATATTCAGGCAAATTGCCCAAGATTGCCAAATCCAGTATCCAGAAATTAGCCGTGTCGTCATTCATCATCGACTGGGACAGCTTAAGGTGGGAGAAATTAGTGTGTTAATAGCAGTGGGATCACCCCATCGAGCCGCAGCCTTTAATGCCTGTAGTTATGCCATTAATGCCCTGAAACAAAATGCTCCCATCTGGAAAAAAGAATATTGGTTAGATGGCACAAGTAGCTGGGTCAATATTTAA
- a CDS encoding TIGR04168 family protein: MAKPKIKIAIVGDIHDQWTQADHQALSQLNVDLVLFVGDIGNESIALVKAIAELELPKAVILGNHDAWYAIRKKKKVPLIHREDGVKKQLELLGNVHVGFSYLDFAELGLSVVGARPFSWGGQKWKNTDFYSDRFGVKNFNESVALIMTSVQKCAHNHIIFLGHNGASGLGDRPWDICGIDWQTGGGDYGDPDLADVISKTQNLGKNIAFVAFGHMHHQIKSHRDRSRTAVVKDQRSVVHINAASVPRIIDDFHNFTLVTLENLKVTEVALVWINPNLGTTSAQISYQI, from the coding sequence ATGGCTAAACCGAAAATCAAAATTGCGATCGTTGGTGATATTCACGATCAATGGACACAGGCAGATCATCAAGCTTTAAGTCAGTTAAATGTAGATTTAGTTTTATTTGTGGGCGATATTGGTAATGAATCAATTGCCTTAGTAAAAGCGATCGCTGAGCTTGAACTCCCTAAGGCAGTAATTTTAGGTAATCATGATGCTTGGTATGCGATCCGTAAAAAGAAAAAAGTTCCGCTAATTCATAGAGAAGATGGGGTTAAAAAACAATTAGAACTATTAGGAAATGTCCATGTGGGCTTTAGCTATTTAGATTTTGCGGAACTTGGTTTAAGTGTAGTTGGGGCGCGTCCATTTAGTTGGGGTGGTCAAAAATGGAAAAATACAGACTTTTATAGCGATCGCTTCGGTGTTAAAAATTTTAATGAATCTGTGGCTTTGATCATGACATCGGTACAGAAATGCGCCCACAATCACATTATTTTTCTAGGACACAATGGTGCATCTGGTTTAGGCGATCGCCCCTGGGATATTTGTGGCATTGATTGGCAAACTGGGGGCGGGGATTACGGTGATCCAGACTTAGCAGATGTAATCTCTAAAACCCAAAATTTAGGTAAAAATATTGCTTTTGTGGCATTTGGACACATGCACCACCAAATCAAAAGCCATCGGGATCGGTCAAGAACTGCTGTAGTTAAAGATCAAAGGTCAGTGGTGCATATTAATGCAGCCTCTGTGCCTAGAATTATAGATGATTTCCATAATTTCACGCTCGTCACCCTAGAGAACCTAAAAGTAACTGAAGTAGCATTAGTATGGATTAATCCAAATTTGGGTACAACTTCAGCGCAAATTAGTTACCAAATCTGA
- a CDS encoding pseudouridine synthase gives MAERLQKILASYGIASRRKSEDLIASGRVRINNQLITTLGTKADPNSDRITVDGKLINIKPQLEYLLLHKLKGYICSRHDPQGRRTIQELLPPNYQHLYSVGRLDYDSSGALLLTNDGDFANRLTHPRHHVPKVYEVIVQGHPSDRILDQWRQGIELDGKLTLPAQVQVLASQAHSTKLQITLKEGRNRQIRRVAEILGNPVLELHRVAIATVNLNNLAPGAYRLLDQQELAALGL, from the coding sequence ATGGCAGAACGTTTACAAAAAATTTTAGCAAGTTATGGCATTGCCTCCCGCCGCAAGTCTGAGGATTTAATTGCCAGTGGACGGGTAAGAATTAATAACCAACTAATTACAACCTTGGGAACAAAAGCCGATCCCAATAGCGATCGCATTACCGTAGATGGCAAACTAATTAATATTAAACCTCAACTAGAGTACCTGCTTCTGCACAAGCTCAAGGGTTATATTTGTAGTCGCCATGATCCCCAAGGACGTAGAACTATTCAGGAACTGTTACCACCGAACTATCAGCATCTCTATTCCGTAGGTCGCCTTGATTATGATAGTAGTGGGGCATTACTTCTAACTAATGATGGGGATTTTGCCAATCGTCTCACCCATCCCCGTCACCATGTCCCTAAAGTCTATGAAGTAATTGTCCAAGGACATCCCAGCGATCGGATCCTAGATCAGTGGCGGCAGGGCATAGAATTAGATGGAAAATTAACCCTACCTGCCCAAGTCCAAGTCTTAGCAAGTCAAGCCCACAGTACTAAACTTCAAATTACCTTAAAAGAAGGACGCAACCGCCAAATTCGCCGTGTAGCTGAAATTTTAGGTAATCCAGTCCTAGAACTGCACCGAGTAGCGATCGCCACGGTCAATCTAAATAATTTAGCACCAGGAGCCTATCGTCTTTTGGATCAACAAGAATTAGCAGCTTTAGGTCTTTAG